In Thermococcus camini, a genomic segment contains:
- the rgy gene encoding reverse gyrase has translation MKAIYREMCPNCLGRISDERLINKNPCSECLDKNVTADSYFDLITAVRSALKLRGTLKEWERIYSLENGLREVEEFFEKATGFTFWSAQRTWVKRLLKGRSFSIIAPTGMGKSTFGAFMAVWHATRGKKSYIVVPTTPLVVQTVRKIRKIAENAGVEVNLAYYHGNLRKKEKEEMLAKIENEDYGILVTSAQWMARKFDEVLKGRHFDFIFVDDVDAFLKASKNIDRSLYLLGFNDEVIGKAWEIIRLKKQMSKYLNGRARDREERLKELNAQIAELQRDIEKFKRENPIGIMIIASATGSARGDRIKLYRELLGFEVGSGRSALRNVADTYLKPSKDIREHVEDLLTMLGKGGIIFTPIDQGLGYAEELANYLRERGFRIELVSSKNRKALERFENGEADYLIGSATYYGSLVRGLDMPHLIRYAVFTGVPKFRFSIDLERPTIYRALGLLSEIMEFLSDEDRKQAERMHARLRRLIRNIPQFELLKIEEALAEGLPIENGFHNHVLGVFRELVEFLRRVLRDEEVLRRLAEDPFISLKEEGGKWYIEIPDVRTYIQATGRTSRLFAGGITKGLSVLIVDNEKVFNGLLRQMRWRFTEFKMVPFEELDLDDVLRQIDEDREKVRLVMEGKISAKVKDLVKSALMIVESPNKARTIANFFGQPSKTRIGDLVAYEVSIGNMMLTILASGGHMFDLVTNEGYHGVLVEEKDGMLKFIPVYDTIKRCRDCGHQFVDWEEKGICPRCGSTNVRDALQNVKAMRELAQEVDEILIATDPDTEGEKIAWDIMNVLSPYTPNIKRIEFHEVTRPAIMRAIEEARDVNEGRVNAQIVRRIEDRWIGFELSQELQRVFENRNLSAGRVQTPVLGWVIERYKEFTESETYFMGLTLENDLRVTIELGKDGKSVEPPEFVTVEKVELEERELKPSPPYTTDAMLKDASTFLKLSAPETMRLAQDLFELGLITYHRSDSTHVSNTGIEIAKEYITQELGEEYFKPRPWGEEGTHEAIRPTRPIDTGRLMQLIRDGILQLPKNLTRNHYRLYDMIFKKFMTSQMKAARIIHERAVIDAGIGKTEVEGYVEVVEEGWTRLRSPPMRQLPRLEEGARLKVVEAKKWKAPKVSLYTQGDIIALMKERKIGRPSTYAKIVQTLLQRYYAIETRGRKKLVPTDQGIKVYHYLISKYRDLVNEDKTRGLEELMDRIEEGSIDYQEVLNTLYRELQGYLGNGKPQ, from the coding sequence ATGAAGGCGATCTATCGGGAGATGTGCCCGAACTGCCTCGGTAGAATCTCCGATGAGAGGCTGATCAATAAGAACCCGTGCAGCGAGTGTCTCGATAAAAACGTCACCGCCGATTCTTATTTTGACCTCATCACCGCGGTTAGAAGTGCCCTGAAGCTCAGAGGCACGTTGAAGGAATGGGAAAGAATATACTCCCTTGAGAACGGGCTGCGTGAAGTTGAGGAGTTCTTTGAAAAGGCCACCGGCTTTACCTTCTGGAGCGCGCAAAGAACCTGGGTAAAGAGACTCCTGAAGGGCAGGAGCTTCTCGATCATAGCCCCGACCGGAATGGGTAAGAGCACCTTCGGTGCGTTCATGGCCGTGTGGCATGCCACGAGGGGGAAGAAGAGCTACATAGTCGTCCCGACAACCCCGCTGGTGGTTCAGACCGTCAGAAAGATTCGGAAGATAGCGGAGAATGCGGGCGTTGAGGTCAACCTCGCCTACTACCACGGCAACCTCCGGAAGAAGGAGAAGGAGGAGATGCTGGCCAAGATTGAGAACGAGGACTACGGGATACTCGTTACCAGTGCCCAGTGGATGGCCAGGAAGTTCGATGAGGTTCTGAAGGGCAGGCACTTCGATTTCATATTCGTCGATGACGTTGATGCGTTTCTCAAGGCCAGCAAGAACATAGACCGCTCCCTTTACCTCCTCGGTTTCAACGACGAGGTAATCGGAAAGGCCTGGGAGATAATCCGCCTGAAAAAGCAGATGTCCAAATACCTGAACGGACGCGCCAGGGACAGGGAGGAGAGGCTTAAGGAGCTGAACGCTCAGATAGCGGAGCTCCAGCGCGATATAGAGAAGTTCAAGCGCGAAAACCCGATCGGAATCATGATAATCGCCTCGGCCACGGGCTCGGCAAGGGGAGACAGGATAAAACTTTACCGCGAGCTCTTGGGTTTCGAGGTTGGAAGCGGGAGAAGCGCCCTCAGGAACGTCGCTGATACCTACCTAAAGCCGAGCAAGGACATCAGGGAGCACGTCGAGGACCTTTTAACGATGCTCGGAAAGGGCGGTATAATATTCACCCCTATCGATCAGGGTCTGGGCTACGCCGAGGAGCTCGCCAACTATCTCCGTGAAAGGGGCTTCAGGATAGAGCTCGTCAGCTCTAAGAACAGGAAGGCCCTCGAACGCTTTGAGAACGGCGAGGCCGACTACCTCATAGGTTCGGCAACCTACTACGGTTCCTTGGTTAGGGGCCTCGACATGCCCCACCTCATCCGCTACGCGGTCTTTACCGGCGTTCCCAAGTTCCGGTTTTCAATAGACCTTGAGAGGCCGACCATCTACCGTGCCCTCGGCCTGCTCAGTGAGATAATGGAGTTCCTGAGCGATGAGGACAGAAAGCAGGCCGAAAGAATGCACGCAAGGCTGAGGAGGCTCATCAGGAACATCCCTCAGTTTGAACTGCTCAAGATCGAAGAAGCCCTCGCTGAGGGACTTCCAATAGAGAACGGCTTCCACAACCACGTCCTTGGTGTTTTCCGAGAGCTGGTGGAGTTCCTGAGGCGGGTTCTCAGGGATGAGGAGGTTCTCAGGAGGCTCGCGGAGGATCCATTCATCAGCCTGAAGGAGGAAGGTGGCAAGTGGTACATCGAGATTCCCGACGTTAGAACGTACATCCAGGCCACTGGAAGAACGAGCAGACTCTTCGCCGGTGGAATCACCAAGGGACTGAGCGTGCTTATAGTTGACAACGAGAAGGTCTTCAACGGCTTGTTAAGACAGATGCGCTGGCGCTTCACCGAGTTCAAGATGGTGCCCTTCGAAGAGCTGGACCTCGATGATGTTCTGAGGCAGATAGACGAGGACAGGGAGAAGGTCCGCCTCGTGATGGAGGGCAAGATAAGCGCCAAGGTCAAGGACCTCGTCAAATCCGCCCTTATGATAGTGGAGAGCCCCAACAAGGCGCGCACGATAGCCAACTTCTTCGGCCAGCCGAGCAAGACGAGGATAGGTGACCTCGTTGCCTACGAGGTGAGCATAGGGAACATGATGCTGACCATCCTTGCCAGCGGCGGGCACATGTTCGACCTAGTGACGAACGAGGGCTACCACGGCGTTCTGGTTGAGGAGAAGGACGGCATGCTGAAGTTCATCCCCGTCTACGACACCATAAAGCGCTGCCGCGACTGCGGTCATCAGTTCGTTGACTGGGAGGAGAAAGGAATTTGTCCGCGCTGCGGCTCGACCAACGTCCGCGACGCCCTTCAGAACGTCAAGGCGATGCGCGAGCTAGCCCAGGAGGTCGATGAGATACTCATAGCAACCGACCCCGATACGGAGGGTGAGAAGATAGCCTGGGACATCATGAACGTCCTGAGTCCGTACACCCCGAACATCAAGCGCATAGAGTTCCACGAGGTGACGAGGCCGGCTATAATGAGGGCCATCGAAGAGGCGAGGGATGTGAACGAGGGCCGCGTCAATGCCCAGATAGTGAGGCGCATAGAGGACAGGTGGATTGGTTTTGAACTCAGCCAGGAACTCCAGCGCGTCTTTGAGAACCGCAACCTCTCAGCAGGAAGGGTCCAGACGCCGGTTCTCGGCTGGGTAATTGAGCGCTACAAGGAGTTCACCGAGAGCGAGACATACTTCATGGGGCTGACCCTCGAGAACGACCTCCGGGTCACGATAGAACTCGGAAAGGACGGCAAAAGCGTTGAGCCTCCGGAGTTCGTAACGGTTGAGAAGGTCGAGCTTGAGGAAAGGGAGCTGAAGCCCTCGCCGCCGTACACGACCGATGCCATGCTCAAGGACGCTTCAACTTTCCTCAAGCTGTCGGCACCTGAAACGATGCGCTTAGCCCAGGATCTTTTCGAGCTCGGACTGATCACCTATCACCGTTCCGACAGCACTCATGTCAGCAACACGGGAATAGAGATCGCTAAAGAGTACATCACCCAGGAACTCGGTGAGGAGTACTTCAAGCCCAGGCCCTGGGGTGAGGAGGGGACCCACGAGGCCATAAGGCCGACGAGGCCGATAGACACGGGCAGGCTGATGCAGTTGATCCGCGATGGAATCCTTCAGCTTCCGAAGAACCTCACCCGCAACCACTACAGGCTCTACGACATGATATTCAAGAAGTTCATGACGAGCCAGATGAAGGCTGCAAGGATAATCCATGAAAGGGCCGTCATCGACGCGGGCATCGGAAAGACCGAGGTAGAGGGCTATGTCGAGGTCGTTGAGGAGGGCTGGACGCGGCTGAGGAGCCCGCCGATGCGGCAGCTCCCGAGGCTGGAGGAGGGGGCCAGGCTGAAGGTCGTGGAGGCCAAGAAGTGGAAGGCACCGAAGGTGTCGCTCTACACCCAGGGAGACATAATAGCCCTGATGAAGGAGCGCAAGATAGGAAGACCCTCAACCTACGCGAAGATCGTTCAGACGCTCCTCCAGCGCTACTACGCCATCGAGACCCGCGGCAGGAAGAAGCTGGTGCCGACGGATCAGGGCATCAAGGTTTATCACTATCTCATTAGTAAGTATAGGGATCTCGTCAATGAGGACAAGACGCGGGGGCTCGAGGAACTGATGGACCGCATCGAGGAGGGCAGCATCGATTATCAGGAGGTTCTAAACACACTTTACAGGGAGCTGCAGGGATATCTGGGGAATGGGAAGCCCCAATAA